The Bacillota bacterium genome includes a window with the following:
- the cysK gene encoding cysteine synthase A: MRIAEDVTKLIGNTPLVRLNRVTDGAKATVAAKLEYFNPLSSVKDRIGVAMIEAAEREGRIKPDTIIIEPTSGNTGIALAFVCAAKGYRCMLVMPETMSVERRSLLRALGAKLVLTPGAEGMPGAIRKAEEIIATDPDRYFMPQQFKNPANPDIHRRTTAEEIWRDTDGQVDILVAGVGTGGTITGVAEVIKARKPSFKAIAVEPAASAVLSGKPRGPHPIQGIGAGFIPDILRVDLIDEIIPVENEDAFAMTRRLAREEGIFAGISSGAAVHAAVQVAKRPENEGKLIVVIVPSTGERYLSTPVYADLPERDDW, from the coding sequence ATGCGCATTGCAGAAGATGTGACCAAACTGATTGGCAATACTCCGCTGGTGCGCTTGAATCGCGTTACCGACGGGGCAAAAGCAACGGTTGCTGCCAAGCTGGAGTATTTCAATCCCCTCTCCAGCGTGAAGGACCGCATCGGCGTCGCGATGATCGAAGCCGCCGAGCGAGAAGGACGCATCAAGCCCGACACCATCATCATCGAGCCCACCTCGGGCAACACGGGCATCGCGCTGGCGTTCGTGTGCGCCGCGAAGGGTTACAGATGCATGTTGGTCATGCCGGAGACGATGTCGGTGGAGCGACGGAGCCTGCTGCGTGCTTTGGGAGCCAAGCTGGTATTGACACCCGGCGCCGAAGGTATGCCCGGCGCAATCCGCAAGGCAGAGGAGATTATCGCCACCGACCCCGACCGCTACTTCATGCCCCAGCAGTTCAAGAACCCTGCTAACCCCGATATCCATCGGCGCACCACCGCAGAGGAAATCTGGCGCGACACCGATGGACAGGTAGACATTCTGGTAGCAGGGGTTGGCACAGGAGGCACCATCACCGGTGTCGCGGAGGTCATCAAAGCGCGAAAGCCCTCGTTCAAAGCCATTGCCGTGGAGCCTGCTGCATCGGCGGTGCTGTCTGGCAAGCCGCGCGGACCGCATCCCATTCAGGGTATTGGGGCGGGGTTCATCCCGGACATCCTGCGGGTAGACCTCATCGACGAAATCATCCCCGTAGAAAACGAAGACGCCTTCGCCATGACGCGCCGGCTGGCGCGGGAGGAGGGCATTTTTGCGGGCATCTCGTCGGGCGCAGCGGTGCACGCTGCCGTGCAGGTCGCAAAACGCCCGGAAAACGAGGGCAAACTGATTGTGGTCATCGTGCCCAGCACGGGCGAGCGTTACCTCTCCACACCGGTCTATGCAGATCTGCCTGAGCGCGACGACTGGTAA